Proteins from one Anopheles nili chromosome 2, idAnoNiliSN_F5_01, whole genome shotgun sequence genomic window:
- the LOC128721291 gene encoding glutamine--fructose-6-phosphate aminotransferase [isomerizing] 2-like: MCGIFAYLNFLTPKSRREVLDLLLNGLKRLEYRGYDSAGVAVDGATVDADIVMFKRTGKVKVLEDAIREAANTLDFTEPCRTHVGIAHTRWATHGAPSEVNSHPQRSDDTNAFVVVHNGIVTNYKDIKKFLELRGYAFESDTDTEAIAKLVHHLWKQHPNYSFRELVEQVIQQLEGAFALAFKSKHFPGECVVTRRGSPLLVGIKAKTSLATNHVPILYGKGHRHGSSGNVQVEPTPDNTADFINPGEEVEYFFASDASAVIEHTNRVIYLEDDDVAAVKDGALGIHRLKKSQDDPHAREITTLKMEIQQIMKGNYRYFMQKEIFEQPESVVNTMRGRVNFDSNKVTLGGIKDYIPEIKRCRRLMLIACGTSYHSAVATRQLLEELTELPVMVELASDFLDRNTPIYRDDVCFFISQSGETADTLMALRYCKQRGALIVGITNTVGSSICRESHCGVHVNAGPEIGVASTKAYTSQFISLVMFALVMSEDRLSLQTRRLEIIEGLRNLDAHIKQVLMLDQKVLEIAQDLYQQKSLLIMGRGYNFATCMEGALKVKELTYMHSEGIMAGELKHGPLALVDDTMPIVMIIMRDPVHLKCMNALQQVTAREGRPIIICEEGDTETKTFSSKALEIPRTVDCLQGILTVIPMQLLSYHIAVLRGCNVDCPRNLAKSVTVE, translated from the coding sequence ATGTGTGGTATTTTTGCGTATCTCAACTTCCTCACGCCGAAGTCACGCCGTGAGGTGCTGGATCTGCTGCTGAACGGGTTGAAGCGGCTGGAGTACCGTGGCTATGACTCGGCCGGTGTGGCCGTCGATGGCGCGACGGTTGATGCCGACATCGTGATGTTCAAGCGCACCGGTAAAGTGAAGGTGCTGGAGGATGCGATCCGTGAGGCGGCCAATACGCTCGATTTCACCGAACCGTGCCGGACGCACGTGGGCATCGCGCACACGCGATGGGCCACGCATGGTGCACCGAGTGAGGTGAACTCGCATCCGCAACGTTCTGACGACACGAACGCGTTCGTCGTCGTGCACAATGGCATTGTGACGAACTACAAGGATATCAAGAAGTTCCTGGAGCTCCGTGGGTACGCCTTCGAGTCGGACACGGATACGGAGGCGATCGCGAAGTTGGTACATCATCTGTGGAAGCAACACCCGAACTACTCCTTCCGTGAGCTGGTCGAGCAGGTGATCCAGCAGCTTGAGGGTGCGTTTGCGCTTGCCTTCAAATCCAAGCACTTCCCAGGGGAGTGTGTCGTGACGCGACGTGGTTCACCCTTGCTGGTCGGTATTAAAGCTAAGACGAGCCTGGCCACTAACCACGTGCCGATTCTGTACGGTAAAGGCCACCGACACGGTTCGTCTGGGAACGTGCAGGTTGAACCGACACCAGACAACACGGCTGACTTCATCAACCCGGGCGAGGAAGTGGAGTACTTCTTCGCATCCGACGCGTCCGCCGTGATCGAGCACACGAACCGTGTCATCTATCTGGAAGACGATGATGTGGCGGCGGTAAAGGACGGTGCGCTCGGTATCCACCGGCTGAAGAAGAGCCAGGATGATCCGCACGCGCGCGAAATCACCACGCTCAAGATGGAGATCCAGCAGATCATGAAGGGCAACTATCGGTACTTCATGCAGAAGGAAATTTTCGAGCAACCGGAATCGGTCGTCAACACGATGCGCGGGCGCGTCAACTTCGACAGCAACAAGGTGACGCTCGGTGGCATTAAGGATTACATCCCGGAGATCAAGCGCTGCCGGCGGTTGATGTTGATCGCGTGCGGAACTTCGTACCACAGTGCGGTCGCCACGCGCCAGTTGCTTGAGGAACTAACCGAACTTCCGGTGATGGTCGAACTGGCGTCTGATTTTCTCGATCGTAACACACCGATCTACCGTGATGACGTGTGTTTCTTCATCTCCCAGTCCGGTGAAACAGCGGACACCCTGATGGCGCTGCGATACTGCAAACAACGCGGAGCACTGATCGTCGGAATCACCAACACGGTCGGTAGCTCGATCTGCCGCGAGTCACACTGCGGTGTGCACGTGAACGCTGGACCGGAAATCGGTGTCGCCTCGACGAAAGCGTACACCTCGCAGTTCATCTCGCTCGTGATGTTCGCACTCGTCATGAGCGAGGATCGCCTATCGCTGCAAACGCGCCGTCTAGAGATCATCGAGGGTTTGCGTAACCTCGACGCACACATCAAGCAGGTGCTGATGCTCGACCAGAAGGTGCTGGAGATCGCGCAGGACCTGTACCAGCAGAAGTCGCTGCTCATCATGGGACGTGGGTACAACTTTGCCACCTGCATGGAGGGTGCGCTGAAGGTGAAGGAGCTGACGTACATGCACAGCGAGGGCATTATGGCGGGTGAGCTGAAACACGGTCCGCTCGCTCTCGTCGACGATACGATGCCGATCGTGATGATCATCATGCGTGATCCAGTGCACCTGAAGTGCATGAATGCGCTGCAGCAGGTGACGGCACGTGAGGGTCGTCCAATCATCATCTGCGAGGAAGGTGATACCGAGACGAAGACGTTCTCGTCGAAGGCCCTCGAGATCCCGCGCACCGTCGACTGTCTGCAGGGTATCCTGACCGTCATCCCAATGCAGCTGCTTTCGTACCACATCGCCGTGCTGCGCGGTTGCAACGTCGATTGTCCGCGAAATCTCGCCAAATCCGTTACGGTCGAATAG
- the LOC128731222 gene encoding DENN domain-containing protein 5B, with amino-acid sequence MGDKSNGHTMAENSGHSSATAETGTNGGTLTETGRNPTESPSPGQRLGQNESVQQQFTRFADYFVICGLDLDSGLEPDLFAGDSLHCSPLDSAYKSKPLAHYPEHVAWNPFDAHGICMLSLPQGLRFRTQKHNIEPRFHAFATTREDGKRCYGFSLVFYEEVRNRQICSAMHTLQSMFITEISSSQQPPPATLRRVKESPVSRSLPRHFKIAAQAPASALSYYDVMKDKLYVAKSLSLVCQVPYAHVAELFLQNLYRCLPRHPGSRLSLESYVYNILYEVSTPSPGKSIRIYIPPEEPHLPPVATMLQRPALKDELPFMDFPLRLLFTYLGVECVIQLFTCVLLESQVLLRSSDYQKLTIVAECITSLLFPFQWPHVYAPILPASLHHFLDAPVPFVMGLHADCDSSVRIGSEANLCYVDIDKKSVQLPEELPSFPYRHDFISEITAVLDKYAVPRDRSFDPPSILSPKNLLKDHDMMTASCTLPSGMHVRRKHSLHDLLDWDRPNSPDLPLPPTAVPARPDVRQRIVDIVRRSGGDEVDSGGPNEVMPSAKQKQPLSTLEQYYEDLRLNNALREIFLNRFVQMFAAYEHFVILPNQSKDEWLTNRESLHNFDKASFLSDQPQHHRPFLSRFLESQMFATLIDNKIMLSWGDSVNGCQLVDSLNGDMEYSLKLFDSRIKILRKRYGGESMIRTANYEPCILTRETQKLLEKRLQAVDMEVAPPSEILDKRAPYYRSFPLLEKSVLNQECVSRGSSLRRVKNGSTKWKVKEISLDGGGLNNASTLPGLPKDGDGNKSNRNSANLSGTEISPALLAQANWTFVEKLLKDIKSKTKRMLLEKMGTEAIELGLSGEASVTGVEENTMIASLCDLLEKVWSHGLINKQSKSALWTHLAAYLEIKDCQNPGTHQMENSYLTPVKARSNSETRCHTLKPPKIGGTASFKYHTTIAHKIRRLQGSSTSQLTASSGSVYSASSPETVPASPGRFTNFMLSDVVASFVGMRNGSVASLFSMRSHCDLSSLAIEPQLPPPSPTRGRSKSRERKSLGPEQLRSLPESLEFDIRNILAMTDIKTHIGYARAWVRLALEKKVLSRHLRTLLSDAVLLRQLYKRSAFVRCDDEVEQFLYHLLTLNAVDYFCFTNTYPTTKLPYRVVIFPSKKSSAATTSANVWIAISGSLGETQTINVPRHSLEFVFHHKTLGILTSLRIGHDDTGMSSKWLVEHVVIRNEVSGHTYKFPCGRWLGRGIDDGSIERLLIGQLVPRTVDSEELVEACRTPPRTRSPSIQRPEVRPSDIQHMLGDCVNAIVKWHYRPSRDRDASSLANLLCGENGLVKCLEQAFLCGFRSSRLFGRNFYLWDYFVRVKEQFEICLVEESVETVRGGASNSPPTSGSSPESPPQGTSIGGSHPLGVTGQGGGVAGVSSMALSPVARQELSAVWHCYCHLMDEINNVKQTLGKDGRFQLFICLSLREHLLHRMLVPMAYTRVTAEMYEEQSFMRKKGLLTFLRQILEPLDEFHIVLENSITQGIGSHC; translated from the exons GTGATAGCCTCCACTGTTCCCCGCTCGACAGTGCATACAAAAGCAAACCGTTGGCACACTACCCGGAGCACGTCGCGTGGAATCCGTTTGACGCACACGGTATCTGCATGCTGTCCTTGCCGCAAGGTCTGCGCTTTCGCACCCAAAAGCACAACATCGAGCCACGGTTCCATGCGTTCGCAACCACGCGCGAAGATGGCAAGCGTTGCTATGGGTTCAGTCTGGTGTTCTACGAGGAGGTGCGCAACCGTCAAATCTGCAGTGCCATGCACACGCTCCAGTCGATGTTTATTACCGAAATCTCCAGCTCGCAGCAACCGCCACCGGCGACGCTGCGGCGCGTTAAGGAAAGCCCCGTCAGTCGGTCCCTACCGAGGCATTTCAAAATTGCCGCTCAGGCTCCTGCGTCCGCGCTCAGTTACTACGATGTCATGAAGGACAAGCTGTACGTGGCCAAAAGCCTTTCGCTGGTGTGCCAGGTGCCGTATGCACACGTGGCTGAGCTGTTTCTACAGAATCTATACCG ATGTCTTCCTCGACACCCCGGATCGCGGCTTAGCCTGGAGAGCTACGTGTATAATATCCTGTATGAGGTTTCCACACCGTCACCGGGAAAATCGATCCGGATATACATACCCCCGGAAGAGCCCCACCTACCTCCAGTAGCAACCATGCTGCAGCGCCCCGCCCTGAAAGACGAACTACCATTCATGGACTTTCCACTCCGGCTGTTGTTCACCTATCTCGGCGTCGAGTGCGTCATTCAGCTGTTTACATGCGTGCTCCTTGAAAGCCAAGTGCTGCTCCGCTCGTCCGATTATCAGAAGCTAACGATCGTTGCGGAGTGCATCACCTCGCTGCTGTTCCCGTTTCAGTGGCCGCACGTGTACGCTCCGATCCTGCCCGCCTCGCTGCACCACTTCCTCGATGCGCCGGTTCCGTTTGTGATGGGGCTGCACGCCGACTGCGATAGCAGCGTGCGCATTGGTAGTGAGGCGAACCTGTGTTACGTCGATATTGACAAGAAATCGGTGCAGCTGCCGGAAGAGCTGCCCTCTTTCCCGTACCGACATGACTTCATCTCGGAGATCACGGCCGTACTGGATAAATACGCGGTTCCGCGCGATCGGTCGTTCGATCCACCCAGCATACTCAGCCCAAAGAATCTCCTCAAGGACCATGACATGATGACGGCCAGCTGCACGCTGCCGTCCGGGATGCACGTGCGTAGAAAGCACTCGTTGCATGATCTGCTCGATTGGGACCGGCCAAACTCACCCGACTTACCACTGCCACCGACGGCCGTTCCTGCGCGCCCTGACGTCCGGCAGAGGATAGTGGACATCGTGCGACGTAGCGGGGGTGATGAGGTGGACAGCGGTGGGCCAAACGAAGTCATGCCTAGTGCAAAGCAGAAGCAACCGCTCTCCACCCTCGAGCAGTACTATGAAGATCTGAGACTAAATAATGCGCTTCGCGAAATTTTCCTCAATCGGTTCGTACAGATGTTCGCCGCTTATGAACACTTTGTAATTCTTCCAAATCAG AGTAAAGATGAATGGCTTACGAACAGGGAGTCGTTGCACAACTTCGACAAGGCGTCATTTTTGTCGGACCAACCGCAGCACCATCGCCCGTTCCTGTCGCGCTTTCTCGAAAGCCAGATGTTTGCCACTCTTATCGATAACAAAATCATGCTCTCGTGGGGCGATAGCGTCAACGGGTGTCAACTTGTGGATAGTTTGAATGGCGACATGGAGTATAGCTTGAAGTTGTTCGATTCTAGGATAAAAATTCTTCG AAAGCGATACGGAGGAGAAAGCATGATTCGGACCGCAAATTACGAACCGTGCATACTGACCAGAGAAACGCAGAAGCTACTTGAAAAACGATTGCAGGCAGTCGACATGGAAGTGGCGCCACCGAGTGAAATATTGGATAAACGTGCTCCGTATTACCGAAGCTTCCCGCTACTGGAAAAGTCCGTCCTCAACCAAGAATGCGTCTCGAG AGGTAGCAGTTTGCGTCGCGTAAAAAATGGCAGCACAAAGTGGAAGGTGAAAGAGATATCACTGGACGGTGGAGGGCTAAACAATGCTTCAACTCTCCCGGGCTTACCGAAGGATGGTGACGGAAATAAGTCCAATCGCAACTCTGCAAACCTTTCCGGCACAGAAATTAGCCCCGCACTGCTGGCTCAAGCAAACTGGACGTTCGTCGAGAAACTACTAAAG gacatcaaaagcaaaaccaaacgtATGCTACTCGAAAAGATGGGTACGGAAGCAATCGAGCTTGGTCTCAGTGGAGAAGCATCGGTCACTGGCGTAGAGGAGAACACTATGATCGCTTCCCTGTGCGATCTGCTGGAAAAGGTGTGGTCACATGGATTAATAAACAAGCAGAGTAAATCGGCCCTTTGGACGCACCTAGCTGCCTATTTGGAGATAAAGGATTGTCAAAATCCAGGCACGCATCAGATGGAGAACAGCTATTTAACACCAG TGAAAGCACGTAGCAATTCTGAAACGCGATGTCACACACTAAAGCCTCCGAAAATTGGTGGTACAGCGAGCTTTAAGTACCATACTACTATTGCGCACAAAATTCGCCGGCTGCAAGGTAGCAGCACCAGCCAACTAACCGCGAGTAGCGGATCGGTATACTCAGCCTCGTCGCCGGAAACGGTACCAGCGTCACCGGGTCGCTTTACTAACTTTATGTTGTCCGATGTCGTTGCTTCTTTTGTTGGTATGCGTAATGGGTCGGTAGCTAGCCTGTTTTCCATGCGCAGCCATTGCG ATCTGTCCTCGTTGGCCATAGAACCTCAACTACCACCGCCGTCACCGACACGTGGACGTTCCAAATCGCGAGAGCGCAAAAGCTTAGGCCCAGAACAACTACGATCACTTCCGGAGTCGTTGGAATTTGATATACG AAACATTTTGGCGATGACAGACATTAAAACTCACATCGGATACGCTCGGGCGTGGGTACGGTTGGCCCTGGAGAAGAAAGTTCTCTCTCGCCATTTGCGAACGCTCCTGTCGGATGCTGTTCTGTTGCGCCAACTTTACAAACGGTCCGCATTTGTGCGGTGTGACGATGAGGTGGAACAATTCCTGTACCATTTGCTCACACTGAACGCTGTGGActatttttgcttcaccaACACGTACCCGACAACTAAGCTACCGTATCGGGTTGTGATTTTCCCGTCTAAGAAATCTAGCGCTGCGACAACCTCGGCGAACGTGTGGATAGCGATATCCGGCAGCCTTGGCGAAACGCAGACAATCAATGTTCCGCGGCATTCGTTGGAATTTGTGTTTCAT CACAAAACACTCGGTATATTGACATCTCTTCGAATCGGTCATGATGATACTGGAATGTCTTCAAAATGGCTGGTAGAACACGTTGTAATAAGGAATGAAGTTAGCGGACATACTTATAA ATTCCCTTGCGGTCGATGGCTTGGTCGAGGTATCGATGACGGTTCCATAGAGAGGCTACTGATCGGGCAGCTTGTACCTCGAACCGTGGACAGCGAAGAGCTGGTGGAAGCCTGCAGAACACCACCGCGTACCCGTAGTCCGAGCATACAACGGCCAGAGGTACGTCCATCGGACATTCAGCACATGCTGGGTGATTGTGTGAACGCCATCGTCAAATGGCACTACCGACCGAGCCGGGATCGGGACGCTAGCTCACTAGCGAATCTGTTGTGCGGTGAGAATGGGCTGGTGAAGTGTCTAGAACAGGCGTTCCTGTGTGGCTTCCGCTCGTCTCGCCTGTTCGGGCGCAACTTTTACCTTTGGGACTACTTTGTTCGGGTGAAGGAACAGTTCGAGATTTGTTTGGTAGAGGAATCGGTGGAAACGGTACGCGGTGGTGCATCGAACTCGCCTCCAACCAGCGGGTCCAGCCCGGAATCACCGCCACAAGGAACGAGTATCGGTGGTAGTCATCCTCTCGGCGTGACAGGACAaggtggtggtgttgccgGTGTTAGCAGTATGGCACTCTCACCGGTAGCTCGTCAGGAACTGTCGGCCGTGTGGCACTGCTATTGCCATCTAATGGATGAAATCAATAACGTCAAGCAAACGCTAGGCAAGGATGGGCGGTTCCAACTGTTTATCTGTTTAAGTTTGAG GGAGCATCTGCTACACCGAATGTTAGTACCTATGGCGTACACGCGCGTAACGGCCGAGATGTACGAAGAGCAAAGTTTCATGCGCAAGAAAGGCCTGTTGACATTCCTGCGGCAGATATTGGAACCTTTGGACGAATTTCACATAGTGCTGGAAAACTCCATTACTCAAGGTATAGGATCGCACTGTTAG
- the LOC128730325 gene encoding phosphomannomutase, producing the protein MDHPREDVLILFDVDGTLTRPRELITEEMKNFLYQQVLPRATIGVVGGSDLEKMCEQLNGQEFLQKFDYVFPENGLVQYEGGKEMGKMSISQHLGEDILKRFINFCLHYIADLELPIKRGTFVEFRNGMLNISPIGRNCSSEERKQFYEYDQAHQVRQKMIDRVRKEFHEVDLTYSIGGQISFDVYPVGWDKTFCLRHVSKRSREFKEIHFFGDKTSPGGNDYEIFSHPQTIGHSVTSPEDTRKQLVELLKL; encoded by the coding sequence ATGGATCATCCAAGAGAGGACGTGTTGATTCTCTTCGATGTTGATGGTACATTAACACGCCCGCGAGAGCTTATCACGGAGGAAATGAAGAATTTTCTGTACCAGCAAGTGTTGCCTCGGGCCACTATTGGAGTGGTGGGTGGTTCTGATTTGGAAAAGATGTGCGAACAGTTGAATGGGCAAGAATTTTTGCAAAAGTTCGACTATGTTTTTCCGGAAAATGGGCTGGTGCAGTACGAAGGTGGCAAGGAGATGGGCAAGATGTCTATTAGTCAGCACCTTGGAGAGGATATTCTGAAGCGGTTCATAAATTTTTGCTTACACTATATCGCCGACCTGGAGCTACCCATAAAGCGTGGCACATTTGTTGAATTCCGCAATGGCATGCTGAACATCAGCCCAATCGGACGCAACTGTTCTTCGGAAGAGCGCAAGCAGTTCTACGAATATGACCAGGCACATCAGGTACGACAGAAGATGATTGACCGTGTTCGAAAGGAATTCCACGAAGTAGATCTAACGTACAGCATCGGTGGACAGATTAGCTTCGACGTGTATCCAGTGGGATGGGATAAGACGTTCTGTTTGCGCCATGTGTCCAAGCGCTCGCGCGAGTTTAAAGAAATACACTTTTTTGGTGATAAGACTAGCCCCGGTGGAAACGATTACGAAATTTTTAGTCATCCCCAGACAATCGGACATAGCGTCACATCGCCTGAGGACACAAGGAAGCAGTTGGTTGAATTGCTAAAGCTGTAG
- the LOC128731435 gene encoding signal peptidase complex subunit 3, protein MHTVMTRGNAILAYSLSVLSVLTFCCFASTFFYDYRTDAKINTVKVLVKNVPDFSASREKNDLGFITFDLGTDLNPLFNWNVKQLFLYLTAEYTTEQNELNQVVLWDKIILRGENANLDFKNMNTKYYFWDDGNGLKGHRNVTLTLSWNIIPNAGLLPSVFAHGQHSFKFPESYIESPV, encoded by the exons ATGCACACTGTTATGACCCGCGGAAACGCGATTTTAGCGTATTCGCTAAGCGTGCTTTCGGTTCTAACCTTCTGCTGCTTTGCTTCCACGTTCTTTTACGATTATCGTAcggatgcaaaaataaatacagtCAAAGTACTGGT CAAAAATGTTCCAGACTTCAGCGCTTccagagagaaaaatgatctCGGCTTCATCACATTCGATCTCGGCACCGATCTCAACCCCCTGTTCAACTGGAACGTGAAGCAGCTGTTCCTGTACCTTACAGCCGAGTACACCACGGAACAGAACGAACTCAACCAAGTGGTGTTGTGGGACAAAATTATCCTGCGTGGAGAAAATGCCAACTTGGACTTCAAGAACATGAACACGAAGTACTACTTCTGGGATGACGGAAATGGTTTGAA AGGACACCGGAATGTTACGCTTACGTTATCCTGGAATATTATCCCCAACGCTGGGCTGCTGCCGAGTGTGTTCGCTCACGGACAgcattcctttaagtttccaGAATCGTATATCGAATCACCAGTCTAG
- the LOC128726736 gene encoding methylglutaconyl-CoA hydratase, mitochondrial translates to MLKTALFGARLAKQSFVNAHSLSSWHPVITTARRMYNDDHSKSPAGAAADVAPNQELQLTYLTEEDKQGIAVLGMNRPKARNSFSKSLVTQLLDAIEVLAHDKNVRVVILRSLVPGIFCAGADLKERATFTPQEVSRFVSKLRQMMVNIEQMPTPVVAAIDGAALGGGLEMALACDMRVVATNAKLGLVETKLGIIPGAGGTQRLPRILNPAVAKELIFTARQFSGEEAKSLGIVNHAVQPNETGDAAYQRALQLAMEIVPNGPVGVRMAKRAIDKGLQVDIGTGYAIEEACYAQVIPTKDRIEGLRAFAEKRKPNFIGE, encoded by the coding sequence atgttaaaaacTGCTCTGTTTGGCGCCCGCTTAGCAAAGCAGAGCTTTGTGAACGCGCACAGCCTGAGCTCCTGGCACCCGGTCATTACTACGGCTCGTCGCATGTACAATGACGATCATTCTAAAAGTCCTGCAGGAGCCGCTGCTGATGTTGCACCAAACCAAGAGCTTCAGCTCACGTATCTCACCGAGGAGGACAAGCAGGGCATCGCCGTCCTGGGAATGAATAGGCCAAAGGCAAGAAATTCCTTCAGTAAATCGCTGGTGACCCAACTACTTGATGCTATTGAGGTCCTTGCGCACGACAAAAACGTACGGGTTGTGATTCTGCGCAGTCTGGTGCCGGGCATATTCTGCGCCGGAGCTGATCTAAAGGAACGTGCCACCTTCACGCCTCAGGAGGTGAGCCGATTCGTGTCAAAACTACGCCAAATGATGGTCAACATCGAGCAGATGCCCACACCAGTTGTAGCCGCAATCGACGGGGCCGCTCTTGGCGGAGGGCTCGAGATGGCTTTAGCGTGCGATATGCGCGTCGTGGCCACCAACGCTAAACTGGGACTGGTAGAAACGAAGCTGGGAATCATCCCCGGAGCCGGTGGCACACAGCGCCTTCCGCGTATCCTCAATCCAGCCGTTGCGAAGGAGTTGATCTTCACTGCACGCCAATTCAGCGGTGAAGAAGCGAAATCCCTCGGCATTGTGAATCACGCCgtgcaaccgaacgaaaccggTGACGCTGCGTACCAACGGGCACTGCAGCTCGCGATGGAAATTGTCCCCAATGGGCCAGTTGGCGTACGAATGGCCAAACGAGCGATTGATAAGGGTTTGCAGGTCGACATAGGCACCGGGTACGCCATCGAGGAGGCTTGTTACGCGCAGGTGATTCCAACAAAGGATCGCATCGAAGGTCTGCGTGCCTTTGCCGAAAAGAGGAAACCAAACTTTATTGGCGAGTAA